One part of the Segnochrobactrum spirostomi genome encodes these proteins:
- a CDS encoding LysR substrate-binding domain-containing protein, with amino-acid sequence MSLKRALPPLTALIAFEAAARLSSFSRAAVELGVTQAAVSRQIKALEDDLGLPLFRRLHRRVELTEAGATLASRLARAFNDVAAAIADLRRSAGAELVVAATLAFSQFRLLPRLSAFRLAHPDLRLRLVAQDEPVDLARDGVDVTIRYGMGAWGDGEAHFLHDDRVVLVASPAFLARHGPVDTLEAVIAAPLIGYDVPDPTWMRWGDWLAACGRPGPAPVPALRCNHYTDAISAALAGEGITLGWRWLVDRSLALGTLVQVTTAQVVPDGGYYAVTPANRAPKSGALALARWLASEAPNAAS; translated from the coding sequence ATGAGCCTCAAGCGCGCCTTGCCGCCTTTGACCGCGCTGATCGCCTTCGAGGCGGCGGCGCGGCTGTCGAGCTTCTCGCGGGCGGCGGTGGAGCTCGGCGTCACCCAGGCAGCGGTGAGCCGACAGATCAAGGCGCTCGAGGACGATCTCGGCCTGCCGCTGTTCCGCCGGCTGCACCGGCGGGTGGAACTGACCGAAGCCGGAGCGACCCTCGCCTCCCGCCTCGCCCGCGCCTTCAACGACGTCGCCGCCGCCATCGCGGACTTGCGCCGCAGCGCCGGCGCCGAACTCGTGGTCGCGGCGACCCTCGCTTTCTCCCAATTCCGCCTGCTGCCGCGGCTCTCCGCCTTCCGCCTCGCCCATCCCGACCTGCGGCTCAGGCTCGTCGCCCAGGACGAGCCGGTCGATCTCGCCCGCGACGGCGTCGACGTCACGATCCGCTACGGCATGGGTGCGTGGGGCGACGGCGAGGCCCATTTCCTCCACGACGACCGGGTGGTGCTGGTGGCGAGCCCCGCCTTCCTCGCCCGCCACGGCCCCGTCGACACGCTCGAGGCGGTGATCGCCGCCCCCCTGATCGGCTACGACGTGCCGGACCCGACCTGGATGCGCTGGGGCGATTGGCTCGCCGCCTGCGGCCGGCCCGGGCCGGCGCCGGTGCCGGCGCTGCGCTGCAATCATTACACCGACGCGATCTCGGCGGCCCTCGCCGGCGAGGGCATCACCCTCGGCTGGCGCTGGCTCGTCGACCGCAGCCTAGCGCTCGGCACCCTCGTCCAGGTCACCACGGCGCAGGTCGTGCCCGACGGCGGATATTATGCGGTGACGCCCGCGAACCGCGCCCCGAAGTCCGGTGCCCTCGCCCTCGCCCGCTGGCTCGCAAGCGAGGCGCCGAACGCCGCCTCGTAA
- a CDS encoding esterase-like activity of phytase family protein translates to MQVASFRRGLAPACALIALLAAGAVNAQPLEIGAPLLSSGTGDKPVQSDGQALQNLGLVGVARLPADTVDFLGDTLGSISGMAIAPGSWKKDGEGYTARLYSLPDRGRNSPEDNEYSDYAGRLVEYDLSFVPGKSLSLKPTGKGIEFKDFNGKPTTGADPGPGLITEDGSVLPSPAEGALGAGKVSLDAEAVAFQPDGSFYVGDEYAAGIYYFGPDGQMKGFIAPDPAIAPMKDGKLNDNSVKAPDTGRRNNQGIEAVSITPDGKTLVAVLQSATLQDSSASKDQANRANTRIFLYDIAENPTPKAPKAVYALTLPVIASKGDGKIDKTAAQSEVVALDDHRFLVLSRDGNGLGAKPGVPEVFKVILLVDTTGATNLAGTEYETGTKPIAPAQDGKNVLDPAIKPVSTAILLNLLNPDDLGRFGLNLHNDKQDENTLSEKWEAMALVPALDPAKPDDYFLFVGNDNDFLTKKGVMQGKAYSDKIDNPTTVLAYRLSLPGIKLGH, encoded by the coding sequence ATGCAAGTCGCCAGCTTCCGCCGTGGGCTCGCCCCGGCGTGCGCCCTCATTGCCCTGCTCGCCGCCGGTGCGGTGAACGCCCAGCCGCTCGAGATCGGCGCGCCGCTGCTGTCGTCGGGCACGGGCGACAAGCCGGTTCAGTCCGACGGTCAGGCCCTGCAGAATCTCGGCCTCGTCGGCGTCGCCCGCCTGCCGGCCGACACCGTCGACTTCCTCGGCGACACGCTCGGTTCCATCTCCGGCATGGCGATCGCCCCTGGCTCCTGGAAGAAGGACGGCGAGGGCTACACCGCGCGGCTCTACTCGCTGCCCGACCGCGGCCGCAACTCGCCCGAAGACAACGAATATTCCGATTATGCCGGTCGCCTCGTCGAATATGATCTGAGCTTCGTGCCCGGCAAGTCGCTGAGCCTGAAGCCGACCGGCAAGGGCATCGAGTTCAAGGACTTCAACGGCAAGCCGACGACCGGCGCCGATCCCGGCCCGGGCCTCATAACCGAAGACGGCTCTGTGCTGCCCTCCCCGGCCGAGGGCGCACTCGGCGCCGGCAAGGTCTCGCTCGACGCCGAGGCGGTGGCCTTCCAGCCCGACGGCAGCTTCTATGTCGGCGACGAATATGCGGCCGGCATCTATTATTTCGGCCCCGACGGGCAGATGAAGGGCTTCATCGCCCCCGATCCGGCCATCGCGCCGATGAAGGACGGCAAGCTCAACGACAATTCGGTGAAGGCGCCGGATACCGGCCGCCGCAACAACCAGGGCATCGAGGCGGTCTCGATCACGCCGGACGGCAAGACGCTGGTCGCGGTTCTCCAGAGCGCCACGCTGCAGGATTCTTCGGCCTCCAAGGATCAGGCGAACCGGGCCAACACCCGCATCTTCCTCTACGACATCGCGGAGAACCCGACGCCCAAGGCGCCGAAGGCGGTCTATGCGCTGACGCTGCCGGTGATCGCCTCCAAGGGCGACGGCAAGATCGACAAGACGGCGGCCCAGTCCGAGGTCGTCGCGCTCGACGATCACCGCTTCCTGGTGCTCTCGCGCGACGGCAACGGCCTCGGCGCGAAGCCCGGCGTGCCGGAGGTGTTCAAGGTGATCCTGCTCGTCGACACGACGGGCGCGACCAACCTCGCCGGCACCGAATACGAGACGGGCACGAAGCCCATCGCCCCGGCGCAGGACGGCAAGAACGTGCTCGACCCGGCGATCAAGCCGGTCTCGACCGCCATCCTGCTCAACCTTCTGAACCCCGACGATCTCGGCAGGTTCGGCCTCAACCTCCACAACGACAAGCAGGACGAGAACACCCTGTCGGAGAAGTGGGAGGCGATGGCGCTCGTGCCGGCGCTCGATCCGGCGAAGCCGGACGATTATTTCCTCTTCGTCGGCAACGACAACGACTTCCTGACGAAGAAGGGTGTGATGCAGGGCAAGGCCTACAGCGACAAGATCGACAACCCGACGACGGTCCTCGCCTACCGCCTGAGCCTGCCGGGCATCAAGCTCGGCCACTGA
- a CDS encoding aromatic ring-hydroxylating oxygenase subunit alpha, translating to MLDRPQLSIGDLVRARRPGLTFPAGLYNRADVFEADLDVFFHRQWIFAGFEADVPEPGDVAAIDVGGSSALIARGDDGIVRAFRNVCRHRGARLLPHGKHTVGKLVCPYHQWTYELDGDLIHADHMGTDFDRSCRGLKPVHLRSVEGLLFLCLAEEAPEDFADLVAEMTPRLAPFDLRNAKIAFEETIVEHGNWKLTMENNRECYHCAGSHPELNVSFVVQDFGFDPDQLSEAERAEVAAYQANNARHMAEWEGRGLVSHACDHLAGHVTNFRTQRLVIQGEGESQTLDTRAASRKLLGAMTEPKSGDLHFWTHHSWHHYMADHAIAIRALPLGPDLTAVHTKWLVHKDAVEGVDYDLTRLTEVWRATNAQDADLVALTQAGVKDIGYEPGPYSRFTEGFLDGFATWYTERMIAAGY from the coding sequence ATGCTCGACCGTCCGCAGCTTTCGATCGGCGATCTCGTCCGTGCCCGCCGGCCCGGCCTCACCTTCCCCGCCGGCCTCTACAACCGTGCCGACGTGTTCGAGGCCGATCTCGACGTCTTCTTCCACCGCCAATGGATCTTCGCCGGCTTCGAGGCGGACGTGCCGGAGCCGGGCGACGTCGCCGCGATCGACGTCGGCGGCTCGTCGGCCCTGATCGCGCGGGGCGACGACGGAATCGTGCGCGCCTTCCGCAATGTCTGCCGCCACCGCGGCGCGCGCCTCCTGCCCCACGGCAAGCACACCGTCGGCAAGCTCGTCTGCCCCTATCACCAATGGACCTACGAGCTCGACGGCGACCTCATCCACGCCGACCACATGGGCACCGATTTCGACCGCTCCTGCCGTGGCCTCAAGCCGGTCCACCTGCGCTCGGTCGAAGGGCTCCTGTTCCTCTGCCTCGCCGAAGAGGCGCCGGAGGACTTCGCTGATCTCGTCGCCGAGATGACGCCGCGCCTCGCCCCGTTCGACCTGCGCAACGCCAAGATCGCCTTCGAGGAGACCATCGTCGAGCACGGAAACTGGAAGCTCACGATGGAGAACAACCGCGAGTGCTATCATTGCGCGGGCTCCCATCCGGAGCTCAACGTCTCGTTCGTGGTGCAGGATTTCGGCTTCGATCCGGACCAGCTCTCAGAAGCCGAGCGCGCCGAGGTCGCGGCCTATCAGGCCAACAATGCCCGCCACATGGCGGAGTGGGAGGGACGCGGGCTCGTCTCACACGCCTGCGACCACCTCGCCGGCCACGTCACCAATTTCCGCACCCAGCGCCTCGTGATCCAGGGCGAGGGCGAATCCCAGACGCTCGACACCCGCGCCGCCTCCCGCAAGCTGCTCGGGGCGATGACGGAGCCGAAGAGCGGCGACCTCCATTTCTGGACCCACCATTCCTGGCACCATTACATGGCCGACCACGCGATCGCGATCCGCGCCTTGCCGCTCGGGCCCGATCTCACGGCGGTCCACACCAAGTGGCTCGTCCACAAGGATGCGGTCGAAGGCGTCGATTACGACCTGACGCGCCTCACCGAGGTGTGGCGCGCCACCAACGCCCAGGATGCCGATCTCGTCGCCCTCACCCAGGCGGGCGTGAAGGACATCGGCTACGAGCCGGGCCCCTATTCCCGCTTCACCGAAGGGTTCCTGGACGGCTTCGCCACCTGGTACACCGAGCGGATGATCGCCGCCGGCTATTGA
- a CDS encoding aspartate-semialdehyde dehydrogenase, with protein sequence MVQSGAGFSVAVVGATGNVGREILDILDERGFPASEVIAVASRRSQGTEVSFGDTTLKVRAIENVDFSKIDICLMSAGGAVSKEWSPKIGAAGCVVIDNSSTWRMDPEVPLIVPEVNADAITGFRKKNIIANPNCSTAQLVVALKPIHDRARIRRVVVSTYQSVSGAGKEAMDELFEQTRAVFVSDPIESRKFPKRIAFNLIPQIDVFMEDGFTKEEWKMVVETKKILDPRIKLVATCVRVPVFVSHSEAVTLELESPLSAEEAREILREAPGCLVIDKHEPGGYITPYEATGEDATYISRIREDATVENGLAMWIVSDNLRKGAALNAVQIAEVLINRKLIEAKRVAA encoded by the coding sequence ATGGTTCAATCCGGCGCGGGATTTTCCGTCGCGGTCGTCGGCGCCACCGGCAATGTCGGGCGCGAGATACTCGACATCCTCGACGAACGCGGCTTTCCGGCCTCCGAGGTGATCGCCGTCGCCTCGCGGCGCAGCCAGGGCACCGAAGTGTCGTTCGGCGACACCACCCTCAAGGTGCGGGCGATCGAGAACGTCGATTTCTCCAAGATCGACATCTGCCTGATGTCCGCGGGCGGTGCCGTCTCCAAGGAATGGTCGCCGAAGATCGGCGCCGCCGGCTGCGTCGTCATCGACAATTCTTCGACCTGGCGCATGGACCCCGAGGTCCCGCTGATCGTGCCCGAGGTCAACGCCGACGCCATCACCGGCTTCCGCAAGAAGAACATCATCGCCAACCCGAACTGCTCGACCGCGCAGCTCGTCGTGGCACTGAAGCCGATCCACGACCGCGCCCGCATCCGCCGCGTCGTCGTCTCGACCTATCAATCCGTCTCCGGCGCCGGCAAGGAAGCCATGGACGAATTGTTCGAGCAGACCCGCGCGGTGTTCGTCTCCGATCCGATCGAGTCGCGTAAGTTCCCGAAGCGCATCGCCTTCAACCTCATCCCGCAGATCGACGTCTTCATGGAGGACGGCTTCACCAAGGAAGAGTGGAAGATGGTGGTCGAGACCAAGAAGATCCTCGACCCGCGCATCAAGCTCGTCGCGACCTGCGTCCGTGTGCCGGTGTTCGTCTCCCATTCGGAAGCCGTGACCCTCGAGCTCGAGAGCCCGCTGTCGGCCGAAGAGGCGCGCGAGATCCTGCGCGAGGCGCCGGGCTGCCTCGTCATCGATAAGCACGAGCCGGGCGGCTACATCACCCCCTACGAGGCGACCGGCGAGGACGCGACCTACATCAGCCGCATCCGCGAGGACGCGACCGTCGAGAACGGTCTCGCGATGTGGATCGTGTCCGACAATCTGCGCAAGGGCGCGGCCCTCAACGCGGTGCAGATCGCCGAGGTGCTGATCAACCGCAAGCTGATCGAGGCGAAGCGCGTGGCGGCCTGA
- a CDS encoding MFS transporter — MATISATGKAGTSVRPMTGAEKKVIFASSLGTVFEWYDFYLYGSLSAIIAKQFFSGVNETAAFIFALLAFAAGFAVRPFGALVFGRLGDLVGRKYTFLITILLMGASTFLVGILPSYASWGILAPVILIVLRLAQGLALGGEYGGAATYVAEHAPHGRRGFYTSFIQTTATLGLFLSLLVILGTRVIIGEDAFAAWGWRIPFLVSVLLLAISVWIRMQLNESPVFKRMKEEGTHSKQPLADSFGNWANLKIVILALIGLTAGQAVVWYTGQFYALFFLTQTLKVDPTAANIMIAVALAIGAPFFIIFGSLSDRIGRKPIILIGCLIAALAYFPLFKGITHYANPALEAAQTSAPVTVVADPNECSFQFNPVGTSKFVTSCDIAKAYLAKRAVNYANEDAPAGTVASIKIGSTTIESFDGHGVPAADFKAKNDAFTAAMTKAVNDAGYPAKADPAQINYVMTTVLLFVLVIFVTMVYGPIAAMLVEMFPTRIRYTSMSLPYHIGNGWFGGFLPPMTFAIAAATGNIYSGLWYPIVIAAATFVIGMLFVRETKDVDIMA; from the coding sequence ATGGCGACCATCAGCGCGACAGGAAAAGCCGGCACGTCGGTACGGCCGATGACCGGAGCCGAGAAGAAGGTGATCTTCGCCTCCTCGCTCGGCACCGTGTTCGAGTGGTATGATTTCTATCTCTACGGCTCGCTCTCGGCGATCATCGCCAAACAGTTCTTCTCCGGCGTGAACGAGACGGCGGCGTTCATCTTCGCGCTGCTCGCCTTCGCCGCCGGCTTCGCGGTGCGTCCGTTCGGTGCTCTGGTGTTCGGCCGGCTCGGCGACCTCGTCGGGCGCAAATATACCTTCCTCATCACCATCCTTCTGATGGGCGCCTCGACCTTCCTCGTCGGCATTCTGCCGTCCTATGCGAGCTGGGGCATCCTGGCGCCGGTGATCCTGATCGTGCTGCGCCTCGCTCAGGGTCTCGCGCTCGGCGGCGAATATGGCGGCGCGGCGACCTACGTGGCGGAGCACGCCCCCCACGGTCGGCGCGGCTTCTATACGAGCTTCATCCAGACGACCGCGACGCTCGGCCTGTTCCTCTCGCTGCTCGTCATCCTCGGCACGCGCGTCATCATCGGTGAGGATGCCTTCGCCGCCTGGGGCTGGCGCATTCCGTTCCTCGTTTCGGTGCTGCTGCTCGCGATCTCGGTGTGGATCCGCATGCAGCTCAACGAGAGCCCGGTCTTCAAGCGGATGAAGGAAGAGGGCACGCATTCGAAGCAGCCGCTCGCCGATTCCTTCGGCAACTGGGCGAACCTCAAGATCGTCATCCTGGCACTCATCGGCCTCACCGCCGGTCAGGCCGTGGTCTGGTACACGGGTCAGTTCTACGCCCTGTTCTTCCTGACCCAGACGCTCAAGGTCGATCCGACCGCCGCGAACATCATGATCGCGGTGGCGCTCGCGATCGGTGCGCCGTTCTTCATCATCTTCGGCAGCCTCTCCGACCGGATCGGCCGCAAGCCGATCATCCTGATCGGCTGCCTGATCGCGGCCCTCGCCTATTTCCCGCTCTTCAAGGGGATCACCCACTATGCGAACCCCGCCCTCGAGGCGGCGCAGACCAGCGCCCCGGTGACGGTGGTCGCCGATCCCAACGAGTGCTCGTTCCAGTTCAACCCGGTCGGCACCTCGAAATTCGTGACGTCGTGCGACATCGCCAAGGCGTACCTGGCGAAGCGTGCGGTGAACTATGCGAATGAGGATGCGCCCGCCGGCACGGTGGCGAGCATCAAGATCGGATCGACCACCATCGAGAGCTTCGACGGCCACGGCGTGCCGGCGGCCGATTTCAAGGCGAAGAACGACGCCTTCACCGCCGCCATGACCAAGGCGGTCAACGACGCCGGCTATCCCGCCAAGGCCGACCCGGCGCAGATCAATTACGTGATGACGACGGTGCTGCTGTTCGTCCTCGTCATCTTCGTCACGATGGTCTACGGCCCGATCGCGGCGATGCTCGTCGAGATGTTCCCGACCCGCATCCGCTACACCTCGATGTCGCTGCCCTACCATATCGGCAACGGCTGGTTCGGCGGCTTCCTGCCCCCGATGACGTTCGCTATCGCGGCCGCCACCGGCAACATCTATTCGGGCCTCTGGTATCCGATCGTGATCGCCGCCGCGACCTTCGTCATCGGCATGCTGTTCGTGCGCGAGACGAAGGACGTCGACATCATGGCCTGA
- a CDS encoding chloride channel protein — MEAAAATAPARAAATTPKPLGGTRPIEQGPDGSARDDREVMILLAVAVVGGIVVGLAVAGIHEVVAFLQTLLFTRPIDGEGLEGVPAWRLVAVPVIGTLVLGLLLVALQRAKRLGVTDPVEANALKGGRMSARESATLVGLSIVSIAIGGSVGFEAAMTQLGAGTLSVFGQRLKLSRSALRILVSCGTAAGIAAIFNAPLTGTLYALELVVGGYAVRALLPTLLAAGGSGLVTHVLFGYQPLFQIGPVGGLAYWHYLMAIGGGVVCALVGIAVMRGCTGLEHVLARFKVPPLLRPVVGGVGLAACAFATPFVMGPGHLAIRDLMHNTPGLIPLLVLVVAKGCASVLCVGSGFRGGLFSASLLLGAALGALFHAAVLVPVFGPSVDVGLAVVIGMTATSAAIIGTPIAIVLLAVETTGLHAGIVSVAFAVVVASHLTRRWFGYSFSTWRFHIRGHDLTGPRDIGRLRALTFADAPLEDPPRVPAEARLSEAAAMVANAAPSVVLAVENADGTFDGFLRRDRLLEAALATPDLPTGMIAEKPSRTAHMTDSLMNHLESGKTAIVGRLAVVSPEGRLVGFAREADVLRRYLDEVEAADRDDTAVGYDR; from the coding sequence ATGGAAGCCGCCGCTGCCACCGCGCCCGCCCGGGCCGCCGCAACGACACCGAAGCCGCTCGGCGGCACCCGGCCGATCGAACAGGGGCCGGACGGATCGGCACGCGACGATCGCGAGGTGATGATCCTCCTCGCCGTCGCGGTCGTCGGCGGCATCGTGGTCGGCCTCGCGGTCGCCGGCATCCACGAGGTCGTCGCGTTCCTGCAGACGCTGCTGTTCACCCGGCCGATCGACGGCGAGGGTCTCGAAGGGGTTCCCGCCTGGCGGCTCGTGGCGGTGCCCGTCATCGGCACGCTGGTGCTCGGCCTCCTCCTCGTCGCGCTGCAACGGGCGAAGCGGCTCGGCGTCACCGACCCCGTCGAAGCGAACGCCCTCAAGGGCGGCCGCATGTCGGCGCGCGAGAGCGCGACGCTGGTCGGCCTCTCGATCGTCTCGATCGCCATCGGCGGCTCGGTCGGCTTCGAGGCGGCGATGACCCAGCTCGGCGCCGGCACCCTCAGCGTCTTCGGTCAGCGCCTGAAACTCTCCCGCAGCGCCCTGCGCATCCTGGTCTCCTGCGGCACCGCCGCGGGCATCGCGGCGATCTTCAACGCGCCGCTGACGGGCACGCTCTACGCCCTCGAACTCGTGGTCGGCGGCTATGCCGTGCGCGCGCTGCTGCCGACCCTGCTCGCCGCCGGCGGCAGCGGCCTCGTCACCCACGTCCTGTTCGGCTACCAGCCGCTGTTCCAGATCGGCCCGGTCGGCGGGCTCGCTTATTGGCATTATCTGATGGCGATCGGCGGAGGCGTCGTCTGCGCCCTCGTCGGCATCGCCGTGATGCGCGGCTGCACCGGGCTCGAGCACGTCCTCGCCCGCTTCAAGGTGCCGCCGCTGCTGCGGCCGGTGGTCGGCGGCGTCGGCCTCGCGGCCTGCGCGTTCGCGACACCGTTCGTGATGGGCCCGGGACACCTCGCCATCCGCGACCTGATGCACAACACGCCGGGATTGATCCCCCTTCTGGTGCTCGTGGTCGCCAAGGGCTGCGCCTCGGTGCTGTGCGTCGGGTCGGGCTTCCGCGGCGGTCTGTTCTCCGCCTCGCTGCTGCTCGGTGCCGCCCTCGGCGCGCTGTTCCACGCCGCCGTCCTGGTGCCGGTGTTCGGACCGAGCGTCGATGTCGGCCTCGCCGTCGTCATCGGCATGACGGCGACGTCGGCGGCCATCATCGGCACGCCGATCGCGATCGTCCTCCTCGCCGTCGAGACGACGGGGCTCCACGCCGGCATCGTCAGCGTCGCCTTCGCGGTCGTGGTGGCGAGCCACCTGACCCGGCGCTGGTTCGGCTATTCCTTCTCGACCTGGCGCTTCCACATCCGCGGGCACGATCTGACCGGCCCGCGCGACATCGGGCGGCTCCGGGCGCTCACCTTCGCCGACGCGCCGCTCGAGGACCCGCCGCGGGTGCCGGCCGAGGCGCGGCTCTCGGAGGCCGCCGCGATGGTGGCGAACGCCGCGCCGAGCGTGGTGCTCGCGGTGGAGAACGCCGACGGAACGTTCGACGGCTTCCTGCGCCGGGACCGCCTGTTGGAGGCCGCCTTGGCGACACCGGACCTGCCGACCGGCATGATCGCCGAGAAGCCGAGCCGCACCGCCCACATGACGGATTCGCTGATGAACCATCTCGAATCCGGCAAGACGGCGATCGTCGGCCGCCTCGCCGTGGTGAGCCCCGAAGGCCGCCTCGTCGGCTTCGCCCGCGAAGCCGACGTGCTGCGCCGCTATCTCGACGAGGTCGAAGCCGCCGACCGCGACGACACCGCCGTCGGGTACGACCGGTAA
- a CDS encoding cupin domain-containing protein, whose product MHDDHDHHDHGEDGGNEAARWKFDGVQVVPGGALDPNTAQTPGMDRRAAINHARNGAQKLWAGTVTIHPNAKTGAHHHGPLESVIYVVRGRARMRWGEALEFVAEAGPGDFIYVPPFVPHQEINASTDEPLECVLVRSDGEAVVVNLDIEPVEKPESVAWIDPIHRA is encoded by the coding sequence GTGCACGACGATCACGACCATCACGATCACGGCGAGGACGGCGGCAACGAGGCCGCGCGGTGGAAGTTCGACGGCGTCCAGGTGGTGCCGGGCGGCGCGCTCGATCCAAACACCGCCCAGACGCCGGGCATGGACCGCCGTGCCGCGATCAACCATGCCCGCAATGGCGCCCAGAAGCTGTGGGCCGGCACCGTCACCATTCACCCGAACGCCAAGACCGGCGCCCACCATCACGGGCCGCTCGAGAGCGTCATCTATGTGGTGCGCGGGCGGGCGCGGATGCGCTGGGGCGAGGCGTTGGAATTCGTCGCCGAGGCGGGCCCCGGCGATTTCATCTACGTGCCGCCCTTCGTGCCCCATCAGGAGATCAACGCGAGCACCGACGAGCCGCTCGAATGCGTCCTGGTGCGCAGCGACGGCGAGGCGGTCGTCGTCAATCTCGACATCGAGCCCGTCGAAAAGCCCGAATCGGTCGCCTGGATCGACCCGATCCACCGCGCCTGA
- a CDS encoding 2-hydroxychromene-2-carboxylate isomerase, giving the protein MSRPIDYYFSLHSPWAFIGHAEFVALAARHGRPIVYKPVFLIELFEETGGLPLAKRHPARQHYRMIELKRWRDRRGLDFHTVPKHWPFSPALADRAVIALAASGRDPEPFLTRAFAAAWQDERDLADEAVVAELAQAAGHDGAALVDAAKGSATAATYALNHADAVAAGVFGSPSYVVDGEVFWGQDRLDLVADMLASGRAALTAAPD; this is encoded by the coding sequence GTGAGCCGTCCGATCGACTATTATTTCTCGCTTCATAGCCCGTGGGCCTTCATCGGCCACGCCGAGTTCGTCGCGCTCGCGGCGCGTCACGGCCGGCCGATCGTCTACAAGCCGGTGTTCCTGATTGAGCTCTTCGAGGAGACCGGTGGCCTGCCACTCGCCAAGCGCCATCCGGCGCGCCAGCATTACCGGATGATTGAGCTGAAGCGCTGGCGGGACCGGCGTGGCCTCGATTTCCACACCGTGCCGAAGCATTGGCCGTTCTCCCCGGCCCTCGCCGACCGCGCTGTGATCGCGCTCGCCGCCTCCGGCCGCGACCCGGAGCCCTTCCTGACCCGGGCCTTCGCCGCGGCCTGGCAGGATGAGCGCGATCTCGCCGACGAAGCCGTGGTCGCTGAACTCGCCCAGGCCGCCGGCCATGACGGCGCCGCCCTCGTCGACGCCGCGAAGGGCAGCGCGACGGCGGCGACCTATGCCCTGAACCACGCCGACGCAGTGGCCGCCGGCGTGTTCGGCTCGCCGTCCTATGTGGTCGACGGCGAGGTCTTTTGGGGCCAGGACCGGCTCGATCTCGTCGCCGACATGCTGGCGAGCGGCCGCGCGGCGCTCACCGCCGCACCGGATTGA